Part of the Natronobacterium gregoryi SP2 genome, ACGAAAGCCGTCGGTATAGACTGTCAGCGACTCCTCCTCGTGGGAATCGAGGAGGAGTCGCACAGCCGATTCGTCGGCGGATTTCGACGGGATGACGTATCGCTGATCGCTACCGCGATCAACGAGGACAAACACAGGTGGCTTGTCTTCGTCGTAGTTTCCTCTGCCACGTTTCGAGAGACCACGCGAGCGCGACTCCTGGTCGCGCTCGCGGCCTTTCTTTCCGGCAGAAACGTAGAACTCATCGATCTCGACGGGGCCAACGAGATCGAGCTGAGGCGCGTCGAGCGTTCTGGCGAAACGCTCGACGCGCCGGTGAAGCGATCGGTAGGAGACGTCAATTTCAGCGTCTAACTGGCGGATACTCGTGTTGAATCGGAGCAACGAGTAGAACGCGAACAACAGCTTGTCAAGGCCGATCTTCGCGTGCGCGAAGATCGTGCCGGTCTTGTCGTTGAACGTGCGTCCACAATTTTTACAGCGATACCGCTGATACTCTCGATAGCTGCCGTACTTGATCACCGATTCAGACTGGCAGCGCGGGCACTGGAGGCCCTCGCGCCAGCGAACCTGCTCCAGCAGGTTCGCGGCGCTCGCCTCTGAGCGAAACACTTCAACTGGGAACATAGTCGGGTGATGCTGACGCATCACCCTTGCCCGCTACGCTTTCACAGCGCCAGCTCTGTTCGACCAACAATCTGCTTCCGAAGAGCGTTGTCCGATTAGGTTGGCGGACGTACCGCCTCGGTGTCTGTCATACTATAATGCGATCCAACGTAACTATCCATCTTGCTGCTGAGCGTGGTTTGTGTCGGCGGTGTCGGATTCACGCCCGTCGTCAACGACGGGATTCTCTCTCTGTGTAGAAAAATAGACATCGAGGTTTGCCTGTAACCCGGCCGCAAGCTCTGACTTTCGTTGCAGTCGCTCGTAGGACACCGGCAACTGTTTCGATACCTCTCGAACTGCACCGTGGAACGTCTCCGCCTCCCCGTACTCTCCTTCGAAGGCGTTGCGAACGCTCTCGCGGACCTGCCAGACGCCGACCGGTGCCCAGTAGTCGTCCGACACTTCCCGCAAAACGAGACACTTCGCCTGGCGGCCGATCGACTCGAGGTGCTCTAACACCCCCAGCCGGGTGGCGTAGTAGGCACCCGCGGTCTCCTGGACGTAACTCGAGCGGCCCTCGTAGCCCTCGCTTGCGGCCTGGAGCCAGACGTCGTCTTCGGGGTTGGGGTTCCAGATGCTGCCGGGGGCTTTCATTTCGACGAGTTCGAACTCCCAGCTGCCTGGAGCGAGGATCACCCAGTAGCGATTGCCCATGTACTCGTTGGCCCAGACCTGAACCTCGTCGACGCTGGGCTCGTTTCGGATGCGACCCCGGAGGAACTGGCCGATCGTGTCGTCGACGGCGGTGATCGACCACCGCGTCGGGACGAGTCGGCGCTGTTCGGTCTCACCTAACGCGCCCGCCGAGAGGATCGAGTTGATATCGTAGACGTCGAACCCGCGCCGGTACAGGTACGTCATCGCACCCTGGGCCTGCCAGTCGTCGTCCTCGAGGGTCTTCTTGACGGGTCGCGGGACGTAGGGATTCTCCCGGAGTTCGGCGTTACGAGCGTTCGCACGGGGGCCTCGAGGCGTCGCGACGTCGGTCCCGGCGTCCAGTCCGAGATCGGGCGTGTCGTCGAGCCCGATCTCGAGGTCGACGGGGCGGTCGGCGATGGCGACTTCCCGCTGGACGCCGACGAAGCCGTCCCAGGTGTCGTGAACTGACGGCGTCAGCCGACTCGCGATCGACGGCGAGTCGACGTTCGCGCGCTTGTTCGAGTTCAGCAGTCTCGTCCGGCGCTGGAGGACATCGTCGATCGCATACCCCTGACGGTACCAGTCGCCGTCAGTGACGTACTCCTCGGCGTCGCCCTCGTCGCCGACGGGCGAGAGCAGGCCGACGGGGATGTCGGGATAGTTCGACCGTCCGACGAAGATAGAGGGCGAGGTCGAGCCGACGAGGGTGTCTCCGGAGAGGGCGTCGTCGAACCGGCGCTCGAACGCTTCTAGGTGGTCGGTGATCTCGTAGGATTTCTCCTTGGCCAGCTGTCGGCGTCTGGCCTCCTCGTCGGGCTCGAGATCCTCGATGTACTCGTCGAGGCGCATTCACCGGACGTTGGTGGGGCGTGGGTTTGAATCTTGAGCTTCCGTCGACCCCGACGAGTATGGTGGCTGTTACTTGTGGGTGGCCCGTGAAGAGGGCGTGTGGACGTCCTGCCCGTCGTCATCGGCATCCTCGCGCTGGGGATCGGAGCCCAGATAGTCGCAAAGCGGCTTCGGGTTCCGAGCGTCCTCTTTCTGATCGTCATCGGCGTCCTCGTCGG contains:
- a CDS encoding IS1595-like element ISNagr10 family transposase, which translates into the protein MFPVEVFRSEASAANLLEQVRWREGLQCPRCQSESVIKYGSYREYQRYRCKNCGRTFNDKTGTIFAHAKIGLDKLLFAFYSLLRFNTSIRQLDAEIDVSYRSLHRRVERFARTLDAPQLDLVGPVEIDEFYVSAGKKGRERDQESRSRGLSKRGRGNYDEDKPPVFVLVDRGSDQRYVIPSKSADESAVRLLLDSHEEESLTVYTDGFRAYDPLETDETYQREAVIHGEGEYVDGDVHVNTCESHASLARRWLSPHRGISKDKLTTYLRLFEFRRKILRKPGRKALKDIVRTVL
- the nreA gene encoding DNA repair protein NreA produces the protein MRLDEYIEDLEPDEEARRRQLAKEKSYEITDHLEAFERRFDDALSGDTLVGSTSPSIFVGRSNYPDIPVGLLSPVGDEGDAEEYVTDGDWYRQGYAIDDVLQRRTRLLNSNKRANVDSPSIASRLTPSVHDTWDGFVGVQREVAIADRPVDLEIGLDDTPDLGLDAGTDVATPRGPRANARNAELRENPYVPRPVKKTLEDDDWQAQGAMTYLYRRGFDVYDINSILSAGALGETEQRRLVPTRWSITAVDDTIGQFLRGRIRNEPSVDEVQVWANEYMGNRYWVILAPGSWEFELVEMKAPGSIWNPNPEDDVWLQAASEGYEGRSSYVQETAGAYYATRLGVLEHLESIGRQAKCLVLREVSDDYWAPVGVWQVRESVRNAFEGEYGEAETFHGAVREVSKQLPVSYERLQRKSELAAGLQANLDVYFSTQRENPVVDDGRESDTADTNHAQQQDG